The Hypanus sabinus isolate sHypSab1 chromosome 3, sHypSab1.hap1, whole genome shotgun sequence genome contains a region encoding:
- the LOC132390925 gene encoding leucine-rich repeat, immunoglobulin-like domain and transmembrane domain-containing protein 3 has protein sequence MRSSVCRAHTCVQDHEPKHNLELSSFCPSQCTCIFHSRSDGTGIRSTLCNDPDMSEIPVNVPVDTVKLRVEKTVVRRLPREAFYYLVDLRYLWLTYNAINTIDPRSFYNLKELHELRLDGNVLSTFPWDSLLEMPNLRTLDLHNNRLSSIPAKAAQYLKNITNINISSNNLTTLPSDLMDLWPAFPTHQMFDEVPLRRVILGFQDNPWFCDCRISKLIELSKSEETLVVLMDSLVICSGPEDIAGILLQRVELDQCIKPSVMTSATKITSPLGSNVLLRCDSTGYPTPLLVWFRADGLPVNNTVIQESPADGVRWSIISLMGISYKDAGDYRCRAKNLAGTSEASITLTVVGTVTTARPLRRNFINKPTAERNNSIRVNVEEQTGSLSTEASSPMPTTTGAKQEATPVEQAKAMADEKKLTEVQVQGNSKKVTQQVDENKKESVSMNTTATLKRNVMIKNLRVISETDQKVLVSWKATNYKSGTPLNVLYSKYGEKDIQKILIDPNKSKISIGGLTPNTKYTICICPEGIQPKREQCAIFSTEGEISIDSHQSLLIIIGISVACVSGVGIVFALCSVIMKGHCKKKEPAEHELIKDSYIQFETLSLKPEPKMRGNKLWTHRDTESQRLLLCSRSSTDSEITFKSDSSRSEYLC, from the exons GTCCACGTTATGCAACGACCCAGATATGTCTGAAATTCCTGTCAATGTGCCAGTGGACACTGTTAAACTTCGAGTGGAGAAGACTGTTGTCCGGCGACTTCCACGTGAAGCATTTTATTACCTTGTGGATTTAAGATATCTTTGGTTAACATATAATGCCATTAACACCATAGATCCTCGTAGCTTTTATAATTTAAAAGAACTCCATGAATTGCGCCTCGATGGAAATGTACTGTCAACTTTTCCCTGGGATTCACTACTGGAAATGCCAAACCTTCGAACCCTTGACCTGCACAACAACAGGCTGTCAAGTATTCCTGCAAAAGCAGCTCAATATCTCAAAAATATAACTAATATCAACATTTCCAGCAACAACCTGACCACCCTGCCTTCTGACCTGATGGACCTCTGGCCAGCTTTTCCAACACACCAAATGTTCGACGAAGTTCCACTCCGGAGAGTTATTCTGG GTTTCCAAGACAATCCATGGTTCTGTGATTGTCGAATATCAAAGTTAATTGAACTCTCTAAGTCGGAAGAAACGCTGGTCGTCCTCATGGATTCTCTGGTGATCTGCAGTGGGCCTGAAGATATTGCTGGAATCCTGCTCCAGCGTGTCGAGCTTGACCAGTGCATCAAACCATCAGTCATGACTTCAGCAACCAAAATTACGTCACCACTTGGAAGCAACGTTTTACTCCGATGTGACTCAACTGGATATCCCACCCCATTACTCGTCTGGTTCCGGGCAGATGGCTTACCAGTTAATAATACAG TCATTCAAGAATCACCAGCAGATGGGGTCCGATGGTCAATAATAAGTTTAATGGGAATTTCCTATAAGGATGCTGGTGACTACAGATGTAGGGCGAAAAATCTGGCAGGAACCTCAGAAGCATCTATCACTCTCACAGTTGTAGGAACCGTTACCACAGCTCGCCCACTAAGGAGGAATTTTATAAACAAACCAACTGCAGAGAGAAATAATTCAATTCGAGTGAATGTGGAAGAACAAACGGGAAGCTTGTCAACAGAAGCTTCGTCACCCATGCCCACCACGACAGGAGCTAAGCAAGAGGCGACTCCTGTCGAGCAAGCTAAGGCGATGGCGGACGAGAAGAAGCTTACTGAGGTACAAGTACAGGGAAACTCAAAGAAAGTAACTCAGCAAGTGGATGAAAACAAGAAAGAAAGTGTATCCATGAATACAACAGCAACATTAAAGCGGAATGTTATGATTAAAAATCTCCGTGTTATCAGTGAGACAGATCAGAAAGTCCTGGTCAGCTGGAAAGCTACCAATTACAAAAGTGGTACACCATTAAATGTACTCTACTCAAAGTATGGCGAAAAAGATATACAGAAAATCCTTATTGATCCTAACAAAAGCAAAATCTCTATAGGTGGATTGACACCCAACACAAAATACACCATTTGTATCTGCCCAGAGGGAATTCAGCCCAAGCGAGAACAATGTGCCATTTTCTCAACTGAAGGAGAAATCAGCATAGACAGCCATCAATCTTTGCTGATTATTATCGGTATTAGTGTGGCGTGTGTTTCTGGAGTGGGAATAGTTTTTGCGTTGTGCTCTGTCATCATGAAAGGTCACTGCAAAAAGAAAGAGCCAGCAGAACATGAGCTAATTAAAGATTCTTATATACAGTTTGAAACACTTTCCCTCAAACCAGAGCCAAAAATGAGAGGGAATAAACTGTGGACCCATCGAGATACTGAATCCCAAAGACTATTGCTGTGCTCAAGATCCAGCACTGATTCAGAGATCACCTTCAAAAGTGACAGTTCTAGGTCTGAGTACCTTTGCTGA